In Phocoena phocoena chromosome 3, mPhoPho1.1, whole genome shotgun sequence, a single window of DNA contains:
- the RLN3 gene encoding LOW QUALITY PROTEIN: relaxin-3 (The sequence of the model RefSeq protein was modified relative to this genomic sequence to represent the inferred CDS: inserted 1 base in 1 codon; substituted 1 base at 1 genomic stop codon), with the protein MGGQEAVEAPTTGSCLAVPPLTSQAVLSSMAKRPLLLLLAMGVLAGELWTEAQAAPYGVKLCGREFIFTCGGSWWXRSDILACEAMGEAGEVLDAFPDADSDADGELDEAVASSEWLALTKSLQAFYRGXPGWQGTPGALRGSRNVLAGLSSNCCKCGCGESEISSLC; encoded by the exons ATGGGGGGCCAGGAGGCGGTGGAGGCACCAACCACAGGAAGCTGCCTTGCTGTGCCACCTCTCACATCTCAGGCAGTCCTGTCCAGCATGGCCAAACgtcctctgctgctgctgctggccatGGGGGTGCTGGCTGGGGAGCTGTGGACCGAGGCCCAGGCGGCACCCTACGGAGTGAAGCTTTGCGGCCGTGAATTCATCTTCACCTGTGGGGGCTCCTGGT AGAGGTCAGACATCCTGGCCTGTGAAGCTATGGGTGAGGCTGGGgaggtgct GGATGCCTTCCCAGACGCAGATTCCGATGCAGACGGCGAGCTGGATGAGGCAGTGGCCTCCAGCGAGTGGCTGGCCCTGACCAAGTCCCTCCAGGCCTTCTATAGAGGCTGACCGGGCTGGCAGGGCACCCCAGGGGCTCTGCGGGGCAGCCGCAATGTCCTGGCTGGCCTCTCCAGCAACTGCTGCAAATGCGGGTGTGGCGAGAGTGAAATCAGCAGCCTCTGCTAG